The Ovis aries strain OAR_USU_Benz2616 breed Rambouillet chromosome 2, ARS-UI_Ramb_v3.0, whole genome shotgun sequence nucleotide sequence CTCTTCTCCACCCTTGCCTCCTCGGCCTcaccctcccctttcctcctcaCCATGCTTTGCCTCTTCTCTGTACCCCCCCACAGGCTCAGACATCTCCACTGCCCAGGGATCGCTGAGTGCGTGGAAGGCCGGCTGTCCCAGCGCCCCGCTTCGGCATGGGTCCTGCCGTTGAGGCAGCTTCTCAGCCTGTGCTCGTCTGAGGGTGCGCCGGTCATGGGGGCAGCCCTCTCCCAGGGGGCCCTCATCGCGATCATCTGCAACGGCCTCGTCggcttcttgctgctgctgctctgggtcATTCTCTGCTGGGCCTGCCACTCGCGCTCTGCCAACATCGACTCCCTCTCCGAATCCAGTCCCAACTCCAGCCCTGGCCCCTGTCCTGAGAAGGCGCCCCCGCCCCAGAAGCCCAGCCATGAAGGCAGCTACCTGCTGCAGCCCTGAAGGCCCCTGGCCTACCCCGGAGTCTGGGACTTAAGTCCACCCCACCTGGCATCTGGAATCGGGATCCCAGGGTCCAGCTGGCCTGGGGTCCAGAACTCAGAGTCCAGCCTGTGTGGAACTGGACTTAGCTGCCCAGTGTCTGGTCGGCCTGGCTCCAAGAGGGGCCCTGCCCCTAGGTAGacaggcctggggcaggggttCATGAGTTGGTGCTAGGGCCAGGGCCATCTGGACTCTGCTCCATCCCAGCGGTCGGGGGTGGGGTCCACCCTCCCCCTAGGCCAAGCGCCTCTCGGCCCTCAAGGTTGGGGAAGCAAACTAGAATCCATGGCAATAATGGGAGGGTGTCCAGGCTGGGCCCCTCCTCTGGTCCTCCTACTGTTTGCTGGATAATAAATGGATCTAAGACTCTACCCTGAGattctctcctcttcctgggTGCCCTGCTGTAGCAAAATTAAAGATGCGGGTAGACTTCCAGACACAGGTTTATTTGTGCAAAGTAGGAGAGGGTAACAGGGGTTGAGGACCAAGTCCTGgggtgaggtgatgggaccagggCCAGAGCAGGGCACTGGGACCTGATCAGGGGTAGTGTCAGACACATACTGGGTACTAAGGCTGGACTGGGGTATCAGGGTCAGGGGCTACAAGTACTAGGTTCAAGACATGGGCCAGGTTCGGAGGCCAGGCCCTCAGGTCTTGGTTTTCACTTCCCTCACCAGGTTCAGCAGTTTGTCCAATTTTGCGATCTCCACAGCTGGCCCCTTCTGTACTTCCTGGCCCTTCTTTTCCTGGGGAGAAGAGAAGTACACACCAGGGAGGACTGGTGAGGGAGGGGCCATCTCTTGCTGCCTCCCAGCATCACCTCCTCAGCCCAGCTTACCCCAGCACTGCCATGTCCTCTCCTGCCCAGTTAGCTTCTGGacccctgcctccccccacctctgCAGGATCCTTCCCCATCTCAGGTTCGATGACCAGGGCCCAGCTAAGGCCTGGAAGAAACATCTAGCTCTTGTTTCTGAACCTCAGATGGACACAGTATCCtgatggtgggggtggtgggggtggggggctggggtggggcaagCCAGGAAGAGCTGTAGTCCCAGACCTCTACCAGTCAGGACCACCCTTCCTACAGGAAAGTCTCTGGCTGAGTCCTAACAAGGAGCTAAGAGGTGTGTGTTTGTGGAGGGAAAGTGGACAGAGCCACAGGTGCCCTCACCTAGTACTCTGACCCAGTACTTCCAGCTCAGGCAGGGAGTGGGGTACCACTTGGGGCCAGGCCTGCTGTGTCAGTTATCCCCAGGTGAGGGAGGGTGTCAGGAAGGCAGATGGCATGTCCCATGTGGTTCC carries:
- the ENHO gene encoding adropin, translated to MGAALSQGALIAIICNGLVGFLLLLLWVILCWACHSRSANIDSLSESSPNSSPGPCPEKAPPPQKPSHEGSYLLQP